Proteins co-encoded in one Octopus sinensis unplaced genomic scaffold, ASM634580v1 Contig17280, whole genome shotgun sequence genomic window:
- the LOC115231059 gene encoding caspase-7: MDAERENVSTEAQFHQPTREDLMKCFDKYDMTHKKRGVAYIFNNENFKDSKLSTRHGSSKDTEDFKASLLNLGFREDDIKVHTDESADEMRKALNEFEQDNPDIEGNIDCFICAILSHGGEDDIIYGYEGKVELDELLSYLRPDRCPSLTGIPKLIFIQTCRGSKIDVGVERNDAEKEESGKKPPKIPIMADMLVFHSSSNKYPSIRDKDTGSWFMQTLSRMLMEYGAEYEIMKLLAAVCNHVASIELQISLILKGERVNSDFKQMPQIMTTLRKELKFEPRR; encoded by the coding sequence ATGGATGCTGAACGTGAGAATGTGAGTACAGAAGCTCAGTTCCATCAACCAACTAGGGAAGATTTAATGAAATGTTTCGATAAATATGACATGACACATAAAAAGCGAGGTGTTGCTTACATCTTCAACAATGAGAATTTTAAAGACTCAAAACTTTCAACTCGTCACGGCTCATCAAAAGACACAGAAGATTTTAAAGCATCATTATTAAATCTTGGATTTCGTGAAGATGACATCAAAGTTCATACAGATGAAAGTGCCGATGAGATGCGCAAGGCTTTGAACGAGTTTGAGCAAGATAATCCTGATATTGAAGGTAATATTGACTGCTTTATTTGTGCGATTCTGAGCCATGGCGGTGAAGACGATATCATATATGGATACGAAGGTAAAGTTGAGCTAGACGAATTGCTTTCTTACCTGAGACCCGATCGCTGTCCGTCTCTAACAGGAATacctaaattaatatttattcaaaCATGTCGTGGAAGCAAGATTGATGTTGGAGTCGAAAGAAACGATGCCGAGAAAGAAGAATCTGGAAAAAAGCCACCGAAAATTCCAATCATGGCAGATATGTTGGTTTTCCATTCGTCATCAAATAAATATCCGTCAATAAGGGATAAAGATACAGGTTCATGGTTTATGCAAACTTTAAGTAGAATGTTGATGGAATACGGCGCAGAATATGAAATTATGAAACTGTTAGCTGCGGTCTGTAACCATGTTGCCTCCATTGAATTGCAAATTTCCCTTATTTTGAAAGGTGAAAGGGTTAATTCTGACTTTAAACAAATGCCTCAGATTATGACGACATTGCGCAAAGAACTAAAGTTTGAACCGAGGAGGTAA